A segment of the Trifolium pratense cultivar HEN17-A07 linkage group LG7, ARS_RC_1.1, whole genome shotgun sequence genome:
AACTCGTCCTTTGATGTATTTACTGATTTCTCAATGAGTTTCTGCCTCTTAATGAAAACTTGCTCTTCATTATTACCAATGAAACAATATTTTGAAAGTTCTATTGTCTTGTCCCCATAAACATTGCATGGATGTGATATTCCAGGCTTCCCGTCAAGCAATAAAATGCAAGGCAAAAGTATAGCTTCAACAAAAGTACTTGACTTGATGGATCGAACATTATTAGATTGCTGCAAGAAGTGACCTAAGGGCATTAGCAGTCAGAAATGCAATTGTTTTACATGTACATAcgataaaagaaaagaagaacaTGCTGATACTATATAGCCATAGAACATTTAAAATTGGCATTGCAAAGAAACAAAAGCAAACACATTCTTTCTATACTATTAAATCATTGCAAGGTTGCATCAACATGCTTTTTGAATGGATTTGAAGCAATTAAATGGTGATTCCTACTGGCTATGCTTATTTATCCTCCCTGACAGATTACAGCAGGGTTTTAGATGTACTTAACCAGGTTGCACTACTAACATGATTTAAAAATTCAACAGTCGAGAAAATTTAACCCTGTAAAAGTAGATGTTGAAATTAACATAACTAAGTCAGGTCAAAAAGCAccaaaaatacatattatagAGAAACTAAAATTTCCAGGATATCTATTCTGAAAGGGTTAACACTTAACATTATCAATTGCATAATATAAGCTTATACCAATTCTcttaacttattttataaaatttacataTGCAACTCTTGTCTATTTTAGTTTTACTATGCAACTGttcaaatgaaaaaacaattttagctcgtaaaagtaaaacaattaCCGATTGCAGCTTCTGACTGAAAATAGAGTTCGAACTTACCTTTTCTTGCGGAGGAAATTTGTGAGATACCCTAAGCAAATGGTAGGATCCAGATTCAAGTATCTTAGTTTCATTCTTACTATTGATACAAGGGTAAATGGGAAAATTTCTGCATTTAACATTCTTCCAAAGACAATAAACAGAAACCGATGTGCTAAATTCTCTTCTCACTTGAATACAATTAAAGATCATTTTGCACGATAATGATTCACTACATCCCAACTGATCCACAAGTTTGTCAACACCATCCATAATAATGTCGTAGTTTGTCACCTGGAAATCCAAAATAATAGAAGTTGAAATACAAACTTCTGTAAACATATTATAACTTTTCTAGAAAATTACCAAATTCATATGCGACCTAaagaatatatgaaaaatttacCAATAAAGGTTCACAAGATAAAAAAGAAGGTAATGCAAAGAGAAATTTGACCTCAAATATGTCATTGGAATTCCAAGTCAAGGGAAGGTCTGGTATAAGAACATCAATTCCACCAGTCGCATCAACCAGCTGCAGTCTTCTAGTCAATGGATCAATCTGAATATTTAAAGCAAGATCACGAGGACTCTAATATAAGTAGTAGATATGCAAATATTACCAACCGAagatttatgtttaaaaaaatttgctGCTCCATTTTTAAAAgatgaaagaaaatatttatgtaACACATTACAATGAACAAAACAGAACTAATAAAGCCATTGCAAAATGCAGCTTACTTGCAAATATTGAGATAAGAGATAAACTAAACTAATAACCTTTAGATATCCAAGCAAACCAACGCCTACATCTTCACTTGAAATGATCCTTCTACCTGATCTACCATTATATTTGGCTGGACGTGGTAAAATACTTAAATGATTGCCAATAGACAAAAATTTACAGGGACTTTCTGACTTTAGCGCTCTTTGTAATGTGTTTATGCAGTGATGGATGAAGATAGACATTGGTACTACCTGCAAAAACATCATAGATATAGTAATATAAATATACATGTATAGCCTTCAATGTCTAGTAACAAATAATACCTTCTGCCAGAAGAAGACAATGACTGGgttgctttttctttttgggGTGAAATAATGAATATGTTCTGCTGTGCTGAGTATTCCAGACCCAAATGTCAAGGTACCAgaagaaaatttaatataaataagtacAAATACTATACCAATTTCAGAAAACCGCAATGCATTTGTCTACCGCAGCCATTAAAGTCATGTCTACACAGCCCCATGAAAGCTCCATGCTGCCAAAAGAAAGCGTTACAACCAAACTAATGTAGCCAATTTGGTTTCAACAAAGTTTTCCCAACTGCTAATTTTATTAACAACCTGAGTTAGAAACACTGAAGGAGGTAACAGTGAACTGGCATGCATCTGAGCTAGCCCTTCTTGCTGGTAAAACCTTGCAATAACAGCTTATCAGAATTGAAACAGAACATAGAGTATCAGCCAAGCTAAGAAATCCTTGAACCCAAATGGTCTTGTAGCTTACATGTTTTGATCCCAAGATATCCTTGTCAGATAAGATATCACTATCAGCAAACTTTTTGCGTAAGCTTGAGACAAGAAGTAATACCCTGTTgagtgaaaataataaaaaggaatAATAAACATTCCAGCAATCTTCAAAACATCCAACTTGAATACTCTAAAAGGAAATCAAACTATGTAATACCAGAGTCTTGCTGAAAATGGTAATGACTGAATGAACTTTCCTAGCATACTTGTAGACTGCAAAACTACATTACACCTGCAATATTATACTGAATCATGAATTTATCTCCAGACTATTATTAATAAGTAAGAATTATTCAAGAACAaccattattaatattataaatcgAAAGTTATAAGACAAATCAGGACATGACCATGAATGACTTCAGTTAAATGCAGTCGTTGCATTTTCCACGTGAGACAACCAAATGCAGCCATACATTGAGCATTCATGCAATGCAAacttgaaaggaaaaaaaaaagtaagcacAACACAACTTTGGTAGAAACACATACACAGTTTCAAGTGGGGAGAAGGATTCCACGATAATGCTAGTTTTGACGCATGCCCCAAGAATAACAACTTTAGTCCACGAAAACTTTGGATCCACAAAATGGACATTTCTCACAGATATCTACATAATACGGCCAAGAATACAACGATAAAGCTCAAAAGTCTAAAACTTCATCAAAGTATAAAACAAAATCGCATAAGAAATTCGTCATTGAACAAGTCAGGTCTATAAAACAGCAAATTTACTTCACTTACAATTGAGCCAACTCTTAAACCATGTATCATAGTATGTAGTTGATCAGTTAAAAGAAGCCACACATCATTATCCAACTCCAAAGCCATCCCTTTCATGTGAACAGCCCTAATTAGACCAGTATAACAACCACACTCGCCCTTCCCCTTAATTTCACTCTTCAAGCTCGGCACCAATTTCTCTAAACGTGGACAAACACGCAAAACCATCTCGTCCAAAGTCAAAAACATCAAACAAGACTCCTCTTTGGTTATACAAACTAACTTCTTCTTCAAACCCAAAACCACAACACGATTACCAATCAACTTTGTCATTACAGGGTGAAATGAAGATGCATTACcacaaaaatacaaaatctCCATTTTAGTAAAAGAATGACCATTCATATTCTCAATTTGAAAAGAACCATTCTTTAAATTGTTTACTAAATCCCTAGAACCACATAACCTACACTCACAACACAATAATTCTACTAAAAACCCTAACAAATTCACCTTAGAACTCGAATTCAAATCGTAGCTGCTATTTGCAGGTGTTGCGCACGGGACAATTGAAATAGGACCAACTGACTTAACTAATCCATGAACAGCCCTGAAATACTTACCACCATTACTGCAACTAGTTACCGGAAAATTCGGCTTAACAGGAAGTAAATCAGCAAAGTTTGATTCGTCGTTGGGATTTGAAAAACACCATTTAATAATCTCCAATAAGCCGGTTTTGCTTCCAGGATTTCCGGGATGTTTGAACGGGATGAAATTCCAGGCGGTGACGCGGATTTGTTTGCCGACAGCGGCAAGGCGGAAGGAGAGGATATCGCAGCATAATGTGGCGGAACCGTCGGAGAATTTGAAGCAAGAGCAAGGGAaatgggaggaggaggaggagggagtTGTGTGGGTGGGGAGGGTTAGGGTACCGACGATGACGGTTGGGCGGTTGAGGGTGGTGAGTATGCGGTGGTCGGTGGAGTGATGAGGTGGTCGGGGAGGGGGTGTGGATAGAAAAGGGAGAGAAGTGGAGGCGGTTAGAGGACGAGGGAAGTGAAGAAGAAGGTTTGATAGCGTTATTGTGTGTGAGTGTTCCATTGGGAAAGGTGGCGGAGCTTTTGCCGCGCCAAGTATTGGTGTGATTGTTTCTCTTTGACGGAAGCGGGAACGAGGGTTTTTTTGATTTGGAAATTGGAAACACAGATTTTGAAAAGGAAATAATCAGAATcctgcataatttttttttttttaatttactggACGCCtcgtaaaaaattaaaaggtaCAGTTTTAGTCATTACATTTTgcaaaatcagcaaatttatttctaatttattttctgcaattttggtttttcattttaaaaatttcgaTATTTAGGACAtgtttgtttcatatttttcacgaaaaaaatctatttttttattttttttgaaactggaaaatatttattaaaaatcaaatgaaacacATATCTTTTTGGATATGAGTAGCAATATGAGGGGGTACATTAGTAAACCATTCCTTATTGGGTTCACACAAGGCCCATCTAGCCAAGTTATGAGCCACACTATTCCCAGATCTTCTAATCCAGTTAAGGGAGACGTTTGGATGAGCGCGTAGAATATCACCTCCAATCCTGGCTATGTTTCCCCAATTAACCCTAGGGTACTCTCTTCTTCGAACAACTTGCACAACTACACTTGAATCCGATTCAACAATCACTGGCCTTCCATCATATCGCTCGATTTGTTGAAGAACCTCGATAATTCCTAAAGCTTCAGCTTCCATGGTCATGCGAGCTCGAACGACGCGAGTTACAGCTCCGAGGCAACTTCCATCTTCCTTCCTCACAACCCACCCTAAACCCCAACGACCATCACCATTACAGTGAGCATCCACGTTGATTTTTAAGGTGTTTGCGGGAGGAGGACTCCAGTTTGTTTCGTTACTACTAGTCGACGTGTTCGTGCGAACTGTGTTGCGGCCAAGCTCTGAATTTGCTTTATACTCCCTCAAGGTAGCGCCAACTTGCTCCACAAAGTACATAACATGTTTGTCTTCTTGTTTAAAAACTAGTAGATTTCTAGCCTTCCAAATATGATAGCATAGAGAACTTATAATTTCAACACACTCTTTTTCTGTATTAGAAATCATTCATTGTAACCAATCAGTAAAATTGGTGTTCCTTTGGCCCCCAAAATTGATGTTTAactgggaagcaaaccaaaacTGTTTTGCCCATTCACACCCTTTAACACACATGATCAATATCCTCAATTTTCAAATTACATCTTGGGCATAGGGGATTGCAAGTAATCCCCCTGCTGTTTAGATTACTGCGAACAGGTAAGGCGTTGTGGAGGATGCGCCAGATGAGATGGGTGTACTTAGGAGGGATTTTTTTGCTGCCAAATATTATCCCAGATGGGGTTATCATCCACGGGATTGCTAGTTGAGGGGTCCTTCTCTTTTATCTTCCATTCTAGCACTGCTTGGTACCCTGATTTTACAGTGTACACACCGTCCGTCGTTTTTGGCCAACTAAACACATCAGGATAGTTAGTGTTCACAATAGGAAGGTTAAGGATTTGTTGGGCTTCGAAAGGGTATACAAGTTTGGATATAAGGTTGTTATTCCAAGATTTTGACAGAGGGAGGATTAGATCTTTAACCATCTTCTGAGGGGTTCTAGCATCCTTTATGGACCAAATCTTGTAGCCCTCTTGCTCTAGTAACCAGTTATCCAGCCATATGTTTATGCTCTCCCCATTGCCAAGATGCCATAACCCACCTTTTTTTCAAGATCCAATTAGCGTTCAAGATACTACGCCATGTGTAGCTCATGTTCTGTGTAGGTTTTGCTTGTAAAAACTCACATTTAGGGAAATATTTAGCCTTCAGAATTTTTGATAGAAGCTAGTCCGGCTGAGTAATACACTTCCACCCTTGTTTTGCCAACAGGGCTTCATTGAAGGCCCTAATGCCTCTGAACCCTAACCCACCAGTCCTTTTAGGTTTACATATTTGATCCCATTTGACccaatgattttttctcttgtCTAAAGAGTTGCCCCACCAGAATTTGCAAGTCATACTTTCAATGTGTTTGCATAAATTTTTTGGTAATAGGAAGCAACTCATGATATACGTAGGGGTTGCTTAGGCTACCGCTTTAATGAGGGTGCTCCTGCCAGCAAAAGATAAATGTCTTCGCATTTGAGTGGGCATTCATAGATATTTAGAGAAATGAGAAACCCTCTTCATACGAAGGATAGTATGGATAATAGCTTTCATAGGCTGAGGTGTGTGTTTACTGAACATAAGCTTAGATTTTTCCATATTAACGAGTTGGCCAAATGCTTTTTGGTATTCTGAAATAATATCTTTTATAGTTTGGGCTTCTTTTTTATTAGCCCTGAAAAAAAACAACTGTCATCAGCAAACAATAGGTGACTAACCTCAGGGGCACCATGAGCAATTTTAATGCCATGGAGCTTTTGCTGATGTTGAGCTTTGGAAATCAAATCAGATAAAACATTTGCACAAAGAATGAATAAGTATGCAGATAAGGGGTCTCCTTGTCTGAGACTCCTTTGAGGAGTAAAAGGTTGGGAAGGTGTTCCGTTTATCAAAATGGAGAAAGAAACATTGGATACACAATCCATAATAGTATCAGTGAGATGGTGAGGAAAACTCATAGCTTCCATGGTGGCTTGGAGAAACTTCCACTCAACTCTATCATATGCTTTTGTCATGTTTGTCTTGAAATGGTGAAACCCCTTTTGCTAGTACTTTGGTTGAAATGGTGAAAAACCTCATAGGCCACCAAAGTGTTGTCGGGGATAAGTCTGCCAGGAACAAACGCACTCTGATTTAGGCTAATGACTTTCGGAAGATTAGTTTTGAGTCTATTAGCAATAGTTTTTCGTTATAATTTTTAGTGTAACATTGCATAAAGAGATGAGTCTGAAGTCACTAGGATAGGTAGGATTCTTAATTTTGAGTATGAGGCAAATATGAGTGTGATTATAAGGTTTTGAGCTCCCTTTATGATTAAGCACCTGAAGTACAGTCTCAGTTACCTcttgtcccacgatgtcccaaTAAGTGTGGTAAAAGAGGGCAGGAAGCCCATCCGGGCCGGGGGCAGCTAGGCCTTTCATGTCTTTTATGGCACTACCCACTTCTTCCTTTGTAAACTCAGCGTCAAGATAGTGGTACATATCCTCATTAATGCAGTTTTTGACAACCTCCACAGTTTCAGGTATGTGCATGGTATTTTGAGAGTTAAATAAATCCTTGAGGTGGTTGGTAAGGGTTTCAGCAATCTTCTCATACTCAGTATGTATACTACCTTGTCTGTCAGTGATTGcttcaattttattcttttttcttctttgggaAGCCTTTTGGTGAAAATAGCTAGTATTCTTATCCCCGTGCTTCAGCCACATGGCTCTAGATCTTTGGTTCCACCACATCTCCTCGCAATGGAGGAGGTCATCAATCTCTTTTTCCTTACTTTTGACAAGATGCATCATGTCACCCTGattattttgatcattaataatCTATAAATCCTCTTAGGCCTCTTTGATTTTTTTCAGGATTATGCCAAACTTGTTTTTTCCCCAACTATGCAGGTTAGACAAAGTAAACTCAAGTttattttgaagattttaattttgtagttGCCAAGCCTCTTTAACAATTTGAATATGTTCTTCATCTTTGAGCCACATCTGTTCATATATTTTGCAATATGAGTTGCTCTGAAGTTGCCTGTCAGTGTTAAAAGTAGAGAAATCTAGTAAAATAGGGCAATAGTCAGATCTGTATCTCAGTAAATGCGAATTTTGATAGTGAGAGAAATTGTAGGTCCAGTCATTTGAGGCACAAAATCTATCCAATCTAGCTTGGATATAATGAGACCCATGTTGTCTATTGTGCCAAGTAAATTTTGCCCCTTTAAACCCAAGGTCAGTTAAATTGCATTTGTCCAAAGAGTCCATAAAAGCATTAGTTATACTATAATCAATAGGATTTCCTCCTAACTTTTCATTAGAGTTAAGAACAATGTTAAAGTCACCAAAAATCAaccaattattattttcatgagTGGTACGTAGCCAAATTAGTAATCAAATCACAAGTAAGTAATTTATGAGTATTAATAGGGAATCCGTAAATACCAGTAGTGCGCCAATGCATGTTATGAGAATGGATAATTCAATCAATATAGTTCAAATCATAGTCAATTATATTCAAATCcaaattacaattttttcaaagtaaAGCCAGACCACCAGCTCTACATCCACCAGTGGTGGAACAATCAACAATTTTAAAACAGTAATAAAGagcaaaattttgcaaaaaactAGGACAAGTACTTAGCTGTTTAGTTTCCATCAAGAACACAACATCTGGCTGGTGTTTCACAATGAGCTTTTTTAATGCTCTACCTGTCCTCGGGTTGCCACACCCTTGACAGTTCCAAGATAGGATTCTCATGTTGATTGCCTGGCCTGCCCTACAGGTCCTGCCATTTATATTGTTTTGATGTCCTCCATTCTTGGTCTTTTAACTAGGGGTTGAGTTCAGCCATGGTGGGAGCCTCTATTGGTTCCATGGATTCATAGTTGTTTCTGGTTGTTCTGTGCCAAGTTCCAATGTCATCTCTAGTTTGAGTAGTTGGTGTAgcattgttagttttttttgttgaggaTTTAGAGCCCTCTTCTGATGCTTCTTCTTGTATTTTCATTGCCTCCATTTGGGCCAACATGCTAGCAGAAATAGGTGGACTATACTGTCCAAAAGTCCTTGAGAGTGATGGGTTGTTGTGATATTTCCTATCTTTCTCCTCCATAACCCTTCTGCCATACTGATTTGATCTAATCCATGGCCCTAATGGTGCAGCATCCTCCATGTTTAGGGGCACATTCTGACAGAGGTTTTCACCATGTCCTATAAGATTCCGCATTTGAAGCAAATTTGGGGCAACTTTTCATACCTGAAATCAATCCATGTAGTGCCATCTTTGTGGTTGCCAATTAGGATCCCTGTTTGAATAGGCTCATGGACATTTGTTGCAACTTTTATCTTGATTATCATTTTCTTGCCAGGATATTCATAAAACTCTGCAGTTTCTACTTTGCCCAACAAGTTTCCAATGCT
Coding sequences within it:
- the LOC123899440 gene encoding CST complex subunit CTC1-like — protein: MEHSHTITLSNLLLHFPRPLTASTSLPFLSTPPPRPPHHSTDHRILTTLNRPTVIVGTLTLPTHTTPSSSSSHFPCSCFKFSDGSATLCCDILSFRLAAVGKQIRVTAWNFIPFKHPGNPGSKTGLLEIIKWCFSNPNDESNFADLLPVKPNFPVTSCSNGGKYFRAVHGLVKSVGPISIVPCATPANSSYDLNSSSKVNLLGFLVELLCCECRLCGSRDLVNNLKNGSFQIENMNGHSFTKMEILYFCGNASSFHPVMTKLIGNRVVVLGLKKKLVCITKEESCLMFLTLDEMVLRVCPRLEKLVPSLKSEIKGKGECGCYTGLIRAVHMKGMALELDNDVWLLLTDQLHTMIHGLRVGSIISVRNVHFVDPKFSWTKVVILGACVKTSIIVESFSPLETVCNVVLQSTSMLGKFIQSLPFSARLWVLLLVSSLRKKFADSDILSDKDILGSKHQEGLAQMHASSLLPPSVFLTQHGAFMGLCRHDFNGCGRQMHCGFLKLVVPMSIFIHHCINTLQRALKSESPCKFLSIGNHLSILPRPAKYNGRSGRRIISSEDVGVGLLGYLKIDPLTRRLQLVDATGGIDVLIPDLPLTWNSNDIFEVTNYDIIMDGVDKLVDQLGCSESLSCKMIFNCIQVRREFSTSVSVYCLWKNVKCRNFPIYPCINSKNETKILESGSYHLLRVSHKFPPQEKQSNNVRSIKSSTFVEAILLPCILLLDGKPGISHPCNVYGDKTIELSKYCFIGNNEEQVFIKRQKLIEKSVNTSKDEFHTSVYQLNACSNTFRENTNCDDLSSLDISCMVTFRDLKKENVVCPALLRSTSLIKDMCFNSKPTTPRKILLEFSSDRFLKYQLLQIGGYYVIKHNAKDCFSTSNDAGFGSSGSAKFVIDYGKHIWSLALICDDVHFNNKSVYASVEGSSPHATDGVMPKVQIEQQLLSTNDDSSGFCSDVCLYLPVNLTGLLEDNIMESEVGQIQKFATSEQNANICFNIGTAPAWPNFFSGPQSSNCLFPEGKLISLKGNVVDIHDLTSSLCNSCSSESSLDVLQMKGLVGTRGSFCIHVSVDNNIVNIYGSISKDAFPTGFGPGSTATFHRILDARAQNFMLLPVSFIEINSIEVFDKQCSDRLSSTLRPLKDVYSARQDSFSCLISQLPQCPSQKQIVLRCRVVAVTVLVLEMKARNLYAETKVNSKGILLDIPLACFVLDDGSSLCCCWVNAERAATLLRLQEEATTSYQLGRILKKYKRVTVKNRGSFIDFPYQDLVVSVASGDALNSSDENIIKYIIFNACVGRTWNVVGSVMDSEEVTQLKNEYLTHMVNMQPMQNIWAKEVTCSLARADARNMIQELLKS